Proteins encoded within one genomic window of Aquarana catesbeiana isolate 2022-GZ linkage group LG03, ASM4218655v1, whole genome shotgun sequence:
- the LOC141134229 gene encoding olfactory receptor 5P55-like: protein MDDKNITLITAINLLGFQVPQSVKFLVFFVFLQFYFVTIFGNLLIIILVSYSKTLHMPMYFFLSQLALSDIFLATDILPNMLHAFLVENTIMSISNCIMQYNFFAVAEGSESLLLTLMSYDRYLAICKPLHYPVLMSHWFCWITIITSWSWSFLATLTYTLDISKLQFCGPNNIDHFFCDLKPILQLSCSNTTFVQLLATLLTIIFGAIPLFVIIVSYVYIIVTIFKIPSITGRKKVFSTCSSHLTVVSMHYGTLNFVYLITSRGQSWNINKFMSLLYTVVTPLMNPVIYSLRNKDLQQVVGKLINKFEASFQ, encoded by the coding sequence ATGGATGATAAAAATATAACCCTGATTACTGCAATCAATCTCTTAGGGTTTCAGGTTCCACAAAGTGTAAAATTTTTGGTATTCTTTGTATTTCTTCAGTTTTATTTTGTGACAATATTTGGAAACCTCCTGATCATCATACTGGTGTCCTACAGCAAAACCCTCCATATGCCCATGTATTTCTTTCTCTCCCAGCTTGCTCTATCAGATATCTTTTTAGCAACTGATATTCTTCCTAACATGCTCCATGCTTTTTTGGTGGAAAATACTATCATGTCCATTTCTAATTGTATTATGCAGTATAATTTCTTTGCTGTTGCAGAAGGTTCAGAGAGTCTTTTATTGACATTAATGTCTTATGACAGATATTTGGCCATCTGTAAGCCATTGCATTACCCTGTGTTAATGAGCCACTGGTTTTGTTGGATAACAATCATTACAAGTTGGAGTTGGAGTTTTTTAGCAACATTGACTTACACTTTAGACATATCAAAATTACAATTTTGTGGTCCTAATAATATTGATCACTTTTTCTGTGATCTTAAACCAATCCTTCAACTTTCCTGCTCCAATACCACCTTTGTTCAGCTATTAGCAACATTATTGACAATAATTTTCGGTGCCATTCCACTTTTTGTCATCATTGTGTCATATGTTTATATTATAGTTACCATTTTTAAAATCCCATCTATAACTGGGAGGAAGAAAGTTTTCTCAACATGCAGCTCTCACCTGACTGTTGTCTCCATGCATTATGGTACCTTAAATTTTGTGTATTTGATAACAAGTAGAGGACAATCATGGAACATCAATAAATTTATGTCACTACTGTACACTGTGGTCACCCCTCTGATGAATCCAGTCATATACAGCCTGAGGAATAAAGACTTGCAACAAGTTGTTGGAAAACTTATCAACAAATTTGAGGCTTCATTTCAATAG